From a region of the Eretmochelys imbricata isolate rEreImb1 chromosome 6, rEreImb1.hap1, whole genome shotgun sequence genome:
- the SERPINA10 gene encoding protein Z-dependent protease inhibitor, producing the protein MKAGICLLLLCEMCTELSTSLGKNGNQKKDKEESLLQNLETAEPFEEQVPLEFTLYNLTEKNMNFGFNLYRKIALKHDNNVFFSPLSMSFVMAVFMLAAKGETYKQIVQGTNLHLLQGKQNFHQLPTLFKQLKDNITENDELVLQRGSLSFVQKNFRLKEPFLNLSKQYFDMEFLNVDFHNSTHAKNIINQNINKKTKGKIPKLFEEFDQHAKLVLVDYILFKGKWLHPFNTRFTELETFYIDKYRNVQVPMMFKSDMVASTLDKNLQCIVLKLPYRGSAHMLIAMPEKEGDYASLEDHITAELVESWLRNMKTRKMDIFFPKFKLDQKYQMHELLRILGIQNLFTKRADLSQLTDQRFVKVSKIIQRAVIEVDEKGTEAAAVSGSEITAYSMPPTIKVNQPFLFMIYEETFKTLLFMGRVVNPTEL; encoded by the exons ATGAAAGCAGGGATTTGCCTTCTTCTCTTATGTGAAATGTGCACTGAATTAAGCACATCTCTTGGCAAGAATGGAAATCAAAAGAAAGATAAAGAGGAGAGTCTCTTGCAGAATCTTGAGACCGCAGAGCCATTTGAAGAGCAAGTCCCTCTAGAGTTCACTCTTTACAACCTCACTGAAAAGAACATGAATTTTGGATTCAATCTCTACAGGAAAATAGCACTGAAGCATGACAATAACGTGTTTTTCTCCCCGCTCTCTATGTCATTTGTGATGGCTGTCTTCATGCTCGCAGCTAAAGGGGAAACCTACAAGCAAATCGTTCAGGGTACAAACCTCCATCTTTTGCagggcaaacagaattttcatCAGTTGCCAACTTTGTTTAAACAATTGAAAGATAACATCACAGAGAATGATGAGCTTGTTCTGCAGAGAGGTAGTTTGTCTTTTGTTCAAAAGAACTTCAGACTGAAGGAGCCTTTCCTTAATCTATCCAAGCAGTACTTTGATATGGAATTCTTAAATGTGGATTTTCACAACTCCACCCATGCAAAAAATATCATAAATCAGAATATTAACAAGAAGACCAAAGGAAAAATCCCAAAGCTTTTTGAAGAATTTGACCAGCATGCTAAACTGGTTCTCGTGGATTACATTCTCTTTAAAG GCAAATGGTTGCACCCATTTAATACAAGGTTCACAGAACTGGAGACTTTCTATATAGACAAGTATAGGAACGTACAGGTGCCCATGATGTTTAAATCAGACATGGTTGCCTCAACTTTGGATAAGAATTTACAATGCATTGTGCTAAAACTTCCCTACAGAGGGAGTGCACACATGCTTATTGCCATGCCGGAAAAGGAGGGAGACTACGCTTCACTTGAAGACCACATAACAGCAGAGCTTGTGGAATCGTGGCTTAGAAACATGAAGACCAG AAAAATGGACATTTTCTTTCCAAAGTTCAAATTAGACCAGAAATACCAGATGCATGAACTGCTTCGTATTCTGGGAATCCAAAATCTCTTCACAAAGAGGGCAGACCTGAGTCAACTCACAGATCAAAGATTTGTAAAAGTATCAAAG ATTATCCAAAGAGCAGTAATTGAAGTGGATGAGAAAGGAACTGAAGCAGCAGCTGTTAGTGGGTCAGAAATTACTGCATACTCAATGCCTCCTACCATTAAAGTTAACCAGCCATTCCTCTTTATGATTTACGAAGAAACTTTCAAAACATTGCTGTTCATGGGCAGAGTGGTTAATCCTACAGAACTGTGA